A region from the Lentimonas sp. CC4 genome encodes:
- the carB gene encoding carbamoyl-phosphate synthase large subunit has protein sequence MPKRTDIQTILIIGSGPIVIGQACEFDYSGTQACKALREEGYKIVLVNSNPATIMTDPEFADVTYIEPLTVDALEKIIDKERPDALLPTLGGQTGLNLSMDLNDAGILKKYGVEMIGAKPEAIIKGEARDIFKQAMLKIGLDVARSETVHSLAEAIEAIDRTIGDFPIIIRPSFTLGGSGGGIAYNREEYEKMVQNGLELSPTTEVLVEECLLGWKEYEMEIMRDHKDQCVVICSIENFDPMGVHTGDSITVAPAMTLTDKEYQLMRDASFACIREVGVETGGSNIQFSVNPKNGRMVVIEMNPRVSRSSALASKATGFPIAKIAAKLAVGYSLDELQNDITRETPASFEPTIDYVVTKIPRFTFEKFIGADTTLTSAMKSVGEAMAIGRTFKESFQKALRSLEIGAKGFVGPAKFENKITDMQAVRQGISIPTCERVFWLRHAFLNGMTDEEIFDLCALDPWFINQLRELVEIEEDLRKSSLGKLDEGLMKTAKEAGFSDALIADLVNSNRQSVRKRREKLGVLTNFRLVDTCAAEFEAFTPYYYSSYGSENEIVNSDKKKIMILGGGPNRIGQGIEFDYCCVHASFALREAGYETIMVNSNPETVSTDYDTSDKLFFEPLTLEDVLEIYTQTDCDGVIVQFGGQTPLNLATELEAHGVNIIGTSPSMIDAAEDRDQFRDILSRIDLKQPENRIANSLEEAYELAGEIGFPILLRPSFVLGGRGMFIVYDMDEMKKIVREVFDVAPGTPVLLDKFLEDAYELDVDCISDGETTVIGGMLQHVEFAGVHSGDAAMVMPPHTLSEAMLEKVRVASYALAKELQVIGLMNVQYAIKDDELYIIEVNPRASRTVPFVSKAIGVPLAKLASRIMAGEKLVDLGFTKEIIPPYWAVKESVFPFNRFPGAPIMLSPEMRSTGEVMGLDKDLGVAFAKSQMAAKPALPDSGDVFISVKDADKERAVEIAKGLSALGFGILATAGTGKLFKDNGIEVKNVCRLSEGRPNVIDLIKNNKVSLIINTPQGTVPRQNENQIRTEAVKHNICIMTTISAASAAVDGIKSIREKGYDVRSIQSYSNEANPR, from the coding sequence ATGCCAAAACGCACCGACATTCAGACAATTCTTATCATTGGCTCCGGCCCGATCGTAATCGGCCAAGCCTGTGAATTCGACTATTCCGGCACTCAAGCATGTAAAGCGCTACGTGAAGAAGGCTATAAGATCGTCCTTGTGAACAGCAATCCTGCCACGATCATGACGGACCCAGAGTTCGCCGATGTCACTTACATCGAGCCACTTACAGTCGACGCACTGGAAAAGATCATCGACAAAGAGCGCCCTGACGCACTACTGCCGACACTTGGCGGTCAGACAGGTCTGAATCTTTCGATGGACCTAAACGATGCAGGCATCCTGAAAAAATATGGCGTCGAGATGATCGGCGCAAAGCCAGAAGCCATTATTAAAGGCGAGGCCCGCGACATCTTCAAGCAGGCCATGCTCAAAATCGGCCTCGACGTGGCTCGCTCCGAGACAGTGCACTCTCTCGCTGAAGCAATCGAAGCGATCGACCGCACAATCGGCGACTTCCCTATCATTATTCGCCCCAGCTTCACGCTTGGCGGTTCTGGCGGAGGCATCGCTTACAACCGCGAAGAATATGAGAAGATGGTGCAAAACGGCCTCGAGTTGTCCCCCACCACTGAAGTGCTCGTCGAAGAGTGCCTACTCGGCTGGAAGGAATACGAGATGGAGATCATGCGCGATCACAAGGATCAGTGCGTCGTTATCTGCTCGATTGAAAACTTTGACCCAATGGGCGTCCACACAGGTGACTCCATCACCGTGGCACCTGCCATGACGCTGACTGATAAAGAATATCAGCTTATGCGTGACGCATCCTTCGCATGTATCCGCGAAGTGGGTGTTGAGACTGGTGGTTCGAACATTCAGTTCTCCGTCAATCCGAAGAACGGCCGTATGGTCGTGATCGAGATGAACCCACGTGTCTCTCGCTCGTCTGCACTCGCGTCCAAGGCAACTGGCTTCCCGATCGCTAAGATCGCAGCCAAGCTCGCAGTCGGCTACAGCCTCGACGAGTTGCAAAACGACATCACCCGCGAGACACCGGCCAGCTTTGAGCCGACGATCGACTACGTGGTCACCAAGATCCCTCGTTTCACATTCGAGAAATTCATCGGCGCAGACACCACACTCACTTCTGCGATGAAGTCGGTCGGTGAAGCCATGGCGATCGGCCGCACCTTTAAGGAGTCCTTCCAAAAGGCACTGCGCTCGCTCGAAATCGGCGCGAAGGGCTTTGTGGGTCCAGCTAAGTTTGAAAACAAGATCACCGATATGCAGGCTGTTCGCCAAGGCATCTCGATCCCGACGTGCGAACGTGTCTTCTGGCTCCGCCACGCATTCCTCAACGGCATGACCGATGAGGAAATCTTCGACCTCTGCGCACTCGATCCTTGGTTCATCAACCAACTACGTGAGCTCGTCGAAATCGAAGAAGATCTCCGCAAGAGCAGCCTCGGCAAGCTCGACGAAGGTCTAATGAAGACAGCCAAGGAAGCTGGCTTCAGCGACGCGCTGATCGCAGACTTGGTAAACTCCAACCGCCAGTCCGTGCGTAAGCGCCGCGAAAAACTCGGCGTGCTCACAAACTTCCGTCTCGTCGACACCTGTGCGGCCGAGTTCGAAGCCTTCACACCTTACTACTACTCTTCCTACGGCTCCGAAAACGAGATAGTAAACAGTGACAAGAAGAAGATCATGATTCTCGGCGGTGGCCCGAATCGTATCGGCCAAGGCATCGAGTTCGACTACTGCTGTGTGCACGCCTCTTTCGCACTGCGTGAAGCTGGCTACGAGACCATCATGGTGAACTCGAATCCAGAAACGGTTTCGACTGACTACGACACGTCCGACAAGCTCTTCTTCGAACCGCTCACATTGGAAGACGTGCTCGAAATCTACACACAGACCGACTGCGACGGCGTGATCGTTCAGTTTGGTGGACAAACACCACTCAATCTTGCAACGGAGCTCGAAGCACACGGCGTCAACATCATCGGCACTTCGCCTTCGATGATCGACGCAGCCGAAGACCGCGACCAATTCCGCGACATCCTCAGCCGCATCGACCTGAAGCAACCAGAGAACCGCATCGCGAATTCACTGGAAGAAGCCTACGAACTTGCGGGTGAAATTGGCTTCCCGATTCTTCTTCGCCCCTCCTTTGTGCTCGGCGGACGTGGTATGTTCATCGTCTATGACATGGACGAGATGAAGAAGATCGTCCGCGAAGTATTCGACGTTGCACCTGGCACACCAGTGCTCTTGGACAAGTTCCTCGAAGACGCTTACGAGCTCGATGTCGACTGCATTTCCGACGGCGAGACCACAGTCATCGGCGGCATGTTGCAACACGTCGAATTCGCAGGGGTGCACTCTGGCGACGCCGCCATGGTCATGCCTCCACACACGCTTTCCGAAGCAATGCTGGAGAAAGTGCGCGTCGCCAGCTACGCGCTCGCGAAGGAGCTCCAAGTGATCGGCCTCATGAACGTGCAATACGCGATCAAGGACGACGAGCTGTATATCATTGAAGTCAACCCACGCGCATCGCGCACCGTGCCATTCGTCTCCAAGGCGATCGGCGTGCCACTCGCAAAGCTCGCTTCCCGTATCATGGCAGGCGAAAAGCTGGTCGACCTCGGTTTCACCAAGGAAATCATTCCCCCCTACTGGGCAGTCAAGGAATCCGTCTTCCCGTTCAACCGCTTCCCAGGTGCTCCGATCATGCTGAGCCCAGAAATGCGCTCGACCGGTGAAGTCATGGGCCTCGATAAGGATCTCGGCGTCGCATTCGCGAAGTCTCAAATGGCCGCGAAACCAGCGCTTCCGGATTCAGGCGACGTCTTCATCAGCGTGAAAGACGCCGACAAGGAGCGCGCAGTTGAAATCGCGAAGGGTCTCAGTGCACTCGGCTTCGGCATCCTCGCCACAGCTGGCACCGGCAAACTCTTCAAAGATAATGGCATCGAAGTGAAAAACGTCTGCCGCCTCAGTGAAGGTCGCCCGAACGTGATTGACTTGATCAAGAACAACAAGGTCTCGTTGATCATTAACACGCCACAAGGCACCGTGCCCCGTCAAAACGAGAATCAGATTCGCACCGAAGCCGTGAAGCACAACATCTGCATCATGACGACGATCTCCGCCGCCTCTGCAGCCGTTGACGGCATCAAGTCGATCCGTGAAAAAGGCTACGACGTGCGCTCGATTCAGTCTTACAGCAACGAAGCGAACCCTCGCTAA